The proteins below are encoded in one region of Pygocentrus nattereri isolate fPygNat1 chromosome 13, fPygNat1.pri, whole genome shotgun sequence:
- the si:dkeyp-118b1.2 gene encoding ataxin-7-like protein 3, whose protein sequence is MKMEEMALSGMDNSKMEGIAQEILADLVEDACLGLCFEVHRAVKQGYFFLDDTDQESTKDFEIVDQPGVDIFGQVYNQWKNKECVCPNCSRSIAASRFAPHLEKCLGMGRNSSRIANRRIASGNNTNKSESDQEDNDDVNDNDWSYGAEKKAKKRKADKNSNSPRRSKSLKHKNGVRMTD, encoded by the exons ATGAAAATGGAGGAGATGGCCCTGTCCGGCATGGACAACAGTAAGATGGAG GGCATCGCTCAGGAGATCCTGGCTGACCTGGTGGAGGACGCATGCTTGGGGTTGTGCTTTGAGGTGCACAGGGCCGTTAAGCAGGGCTACTTCTTCCTTGACGACACTGACCAGGAGAGCACCAAGGACTTTG AAATTGTGGACCAGCCCGGCGTGGACATCTTCGGTCAGGTGTACAACCAGTGGAAGAACAAAGAGTGCGTGTGTCCCAACTGCAGCCGGAGCATCGCCGCGTCCCGCTTCGCCCCTCACCTGGAGAAGTGCCTGGGCATGGGCCGCAACAGCAGCCGCATTGCCAACCGCAG AATAGCCAGCggcaacaacacaaacaaatccGAGAGCGATCAAGAGGACAACGATGACGTCAATGACAATGACTGGTCCTACGGGGCAGAGaagaaag ccaagaagagaaaagcagacaaG AATTCAAATTCACCAAGAAGATCCAAAtccttaaaacacaaaaatg GAGTGAGGATGACCGACTGA